One genomic window of Candidatus Eisenbacteria bacterium includes the following:
- a CDS encoding ABC transporter permease translates to MMRQIWIILLREYLSRVRKRLFLIGTILGPVLMSGFMIIPLLLAGSEIQTPLRITVVDPSRVLYPMLYEALNDTLNDGGRRFELDRAINRDASVDSLSPYLTYALEEDLTDICLVLPLNLYDGGYGKIYSRKVGDFDIISRLSNEITEVIVHSRLEEHGFDSQEIGELTRPIELKTYKIEKGGAREGGFMQDFMGSWIFVMILYSTILLYGNTIQRSIIEEKGSRIIEVMLSTTTAYRMMWGKILGVGLVGMTQYAIWGIFGVIISTYAGGRTGVWAEMGQVPVSTFIYFILFFVLGYFLYSCLAAAIGAMVNSDHEAQQLQWPIVLLLVTPVMIGTVVAKDPSSNVATVTSLIPFFTPLLMFMRVNLYTPPAHEVVLSIILTVATIVILVSFTARIYRVGILMYGKRPTLRELARWTRQE, encoded by the coding sequence ATGATGCGCCAGATCTGGATCATTCTTCTCCGTGAATACCTAAGTCGCGTACGGAAACGATTATTCCTCATCGGGACTATTCTTGGCCCGGTTCTCATGTCCGGCTTCATGATTATTCCCCTTTTGCTTGCCGGCTCTGAAATACAAACGCCCTTGAGAATCACCGTTGTGGATCCTTCGAGAGTGTTATACCCGATGCTCTATGAAGCGCTGAATGACACCCTCAACGATGGGGGCCGGCGTTTCGAGCTGGACAGGGCTATAAATAGGGATGCTTCGGTTGATTCCCTTTCACCATACCTCACCTACGCCCTGGAGGAAGATTTAACAGATATCTGCCTGGTGCTGCCGCTGAATCTCTACGACGGCGGTTATGGAAAAATCTACAGCCGGAAAGTCGGCGATTTTGATATCATCAGCAGGCTGAGCAATGAGATCACCGAAGTTATAGTTCATTCCCGTCTGGAAGAACACGGATTTGATTCACAAGAAATAGGTGAATTGACGCGGCCGATTGAGTTGAAAACTTATAAAATTGAGAAAGGTGGCGCTAGAGAGGGCGGTTTCATGCAGGATTTCATGGGCAGTTGGATCTTTGTTATGATCCTCTATAGCACCATTCTTCTTTATGGAAACACAATTCAAAGAAGCATTATTGAAGAAAAGGGGTCGCGGATCATTGAGGTGATGCTTTCGACAACAACAGCGTATCGGATGATGTGGGGGAAAATTCTCGGCGTTGGTCTCGTTGGGATGACTCAGTACGCGATTTGGGGGATCTTCGGCGTCATCATTTCAACTTATGCCGGAGGACGAACCGGGGTCTGGGCCGAAATGGGCCAGGTTCCGGTTTCAACATTCATTTACTTTATTCTATTTTTTGTATTGGGGTATTTCCTATACTCATGTTTGGCCGCAGCCATTGGAGCAATGGTCAATTCTGATCATGAAGCCCAGCAGCTTCAGTGGCCGATTGTACTTCTTCTTGTGACGCCTGTTATGATCGGCACCGTTGTCGCTAAAGACCCCTCCAGCAATGTGGCGACGGTCACCTCGCTCATCCCCTTCTTTACTCCTCTTCTCATGTTTATGCGGGTGAATCTTTACACACCGCCCGCGCATGAGGTTGTTCTTTCTATTATATTGACCGTGGCCACCATAGTGATTCTCGTTTCGTTCACAGCTCGCATTTATCGTGTCGGTATTCTCATGTACGGCAAGCGACCGACGTTGAGAGAGTTGGCGAGATGGACTCGGCAAGAGTAA
- a CDS encoding ATP-binding cassette domain-containing protein, giving the protein MAILECREITKRFGSYAAVDHLTFRVRPGTIFGLLGPNGSGKTTTIRMILRILLPDQGTICVFGSSLNENSKLRIGYLPEERGLYKDMKILDHLVFLARLRGLTSNEATRRSLKWLERFNIGDWSQRKVEELSKGMQQKVQFIGTLLHDPELIILDEPFSGLDPVASQLLKDIMLELQRQGRTVVFSTHQMEQVERSCDEILLIHKGKAVLYGPLNDVRARYGSPTVKVEYDGDITTILPWDGILSIDDQGRYAEIMLKENVRPGELLRRLVNHVDIRRFETSEASLDDIFIRQVKDIDAMMTKVE; this is encoded by the coding sequence ATGGCAATTTTAGAATGCCGTGAAATAACGAAAAGATTCGGATCTTATGCGGCTGTCGATCACCTGACATTTCGAGTTCGCCCCGGTACTATCTTCGGCTTGCTGGGGCCGAATGGTTCGGGAAAGACCACCACGATCAGGATGATTCTGAGGATTCTATTGCCGGATCAAGGAACGATATGCGTCTTCGGTTCTTCATTGAATGAAAATAGCAAACTCCGTATTGGTTATCTGCCCGAAGAACGCGGTTTGTATAAGGATATGAAAATCCTTGACCATCTTGTGTTTCTTGCCCGGCTGAGAGGTTTGACTTCGAATGAGGCGACGCGCCGTTCATTAAAGTGGCTTGAACGATTCAATATCGGCGACTGGTCGCAACGGAAGGTTGAAGAGCTTTCAAAGGGAATGCAGCAAAAAGTTCAGTTTATCGGCACGCTGCTTCACGACCCGGAACTTATCATTCTTGATGAACCTTTTTCCGGCCTCGATCCCGTTGCCAGCCAGCTCCTGAAAGATATCATGCTGGAGCTTCAGCGCCAAGGCCGCACCGTTGTCTTCTCGACACATCAGATGGAGCAGGTCGAACGAAGTTGCGACGAAATTCTTCTTATACATAAAGGCAAGGCGGTTCTCTACGGGCCTCTAAACGATGTCCGGGCCCGCTACGGCTCGCCTACCGTCAAGGTGGAATATGACGGAGATATCACAACGATCCTTCCATGGGATGGGATATTGAGCATCGATGATCAGGGCCGCTACGCGGAAATAATGCTCAAAGAAAATGTGCGGCCCGGCGAACTTCTCCGTAGACTTGTGAATCATGTTGACATTCGGCGTTTTGAGACTTCTGAGGCCAGCCTTGATGATATTTTTATTCGACAAGTAAAGGATATTGACGCCATGATGACAAAGGTGGAATGA